The following proteins come from a genomic window of Candidatus Bostrichicola ureolyticus:
- a CDS encoding PhoH family protein yields the protein MNELTINLSGFSIKDFYGENNNNLEIIISYFPQIKIIAKDYELKAIGNNNILLLFNNKINLLIKYLNKYGYLNKNNVEEIILSKNDFFLEKNPKSIIYSTIGNPIIPKTKNQLALVEAIKKNDLVFAIGPSGTGKTYISVALAVKALKNKNVERIILTRPAIEVGESLGFLPGDLKEKFNPYLQPIYQALNKMIKYEKLIEFFDKRIIEIAPLAFMRGRTLDNAFVILDEAQNTTNVQMKMFLTRMGKNAKFIINGDPGQIDLPNNNRSGLLEVMNILNNINGIKFIFFNENDILRHYLVNKIINAYLKLSR from the coding sequence TTGAATGAATTAACAATTAATTTATCTGGTTTTTCTATTAAAGATTTTTATGGAGAAAATAATAATAATTTGGAAATTATTATTTCTTATTTTCCACAAATAAAAATTATTGCAAAAGATTATGAATTAAAAGCTATAGGAAATAATAATATATTATTATTATTTAATAATAAAATAAATCTTTTAATTAAATATTTAAATAAATATGGTTATTTAAATAAAAATAATGTTGAAGAAATTATTTTATCTAAAAATGATTTTTTTTTAGAAAAAAATCCTAAATCTATTATTTATAGTACTATTGGTAATCCAATTATTCCTAAAACAAAAAATCAATTAGCTTTAGTAGAAGCTATTAAAAAAAATGATCTAGTTTTTGCTATTGGTCCATCAGGAACAGGAAAAACATATATTAGTGTTGCTTTAGCCGTTAAAGCTTTAAAAAATAAAAATGTAGAACGTATTATACTAACAAGACCTGCAATAGAAGTAGGAGAAAGTTTGGGTTTTCTTCCTGGAGATCTTAAAGAAAAATTTAACCCATATTTGCAACCTATTTATCAAGCTTTAAATAAAATGATTAAATATGAAAAATTAATTGAATTTTTTGATAAAAGAATTATTGAAATTGCCCCTTTAGCTTTTATGCGTGGACGTACATTAGATAATGCTTTTGTTATATTAGACGAAGCACAAAATACTACTAATGTTCAAATGAAAATGTTTTTAACTCGTATGGGAAAAAATGCTAAATTTATAATAAATGGAGATCCTGGTCAAATTGATTTACCTAATAATAATAGATCAGGATTATTAGAAGTAATGAATATACTAAATAATATAAATGGTATAAAATTTATATTTTTTAATGAAAATGATATTTTACGTCATTATTTAGTAAATAAAATTATTAATGCTTATTTAAAATTAAGTAGGTAA
- the murB gene encoding UDP-N-acetylmuramate dehydrogenase encodes MNFRKNFNLKDFNTFKINAKTNFFIKINTLKSLKFIFQCKKFKYLPKFILGNGSNTLFVKDFNGLIIKLNLKGKFIIKEYSYHVIIASFAGESWTNFVIWNVNQGFSGLENLSLIPGTVGAASIQNIGAYGVEIKDILIGLYAYEIKTGKIVFFSKKECELNYRNSIFKNKLKNKYVILFIYFFLRKKKKKFNLLYKEVIEELEKMKIIKPTLKNITQAIINIRTNKIPNPIKIGNCGSFFKNPIINNNYYNFLIEKYPNIIGYFFSKNLVKLSAGWLIEKSGWKGKRIGNVGIYNKSSNIIVNYGTTNGIDIYTFSKRIIDDVNKKFGIILDREVIIV; translated from the coding sequence ATGAATTTTAGAAAAAATTTTAATTTAAAAGATTTTAATACATTTAAAATAAATGCAAAAACTAATTTTTTTATAAAAATTAATACTTTAAAAAGTTTAAAATTTATTTTTCAATGTAAAAAATTTAAATATTTACCTAAATTTATTTTAGGAAATGGAAGTAATACTTTATTTGTAAAAGATTTTAATGGTTTAATAATTAAATTAAATTTAAAAGGTAAATTTATTATTAAAGAATATTCATATCATGTTATTATAGCAAGTTTTGCAGGTGAATCTTGGACAAATTTTGTAATTTGGAATGTTAACCAAGGATTTAGTGGATTAGAGAATTTATCTTTAATTCCTGGTACTGTAGGTGCTGCATCTATACAAAATATAGGTGCTTATGGAGTAGAAATTAAAGATATATTAATAGGATTATATGCATATGAAATTAAAACTGGAAAAATAGTTTTTTTTTCTAAAAAAGAATGTGAATTAAATTATCGTAATTCTATATTTAAAAATAAATTAAAAAATAAATATGTTATATTATTTATATATTTTTTTTTAAGAAAAAAAAAGAAAAAATTCAATCTTTTATATAAAGAAGTAATAGAAGAATTAGAAAAAATGAAAATTATTAAACCTACACTTAAAAACATAACCCAAGCAATAATAAATATACGGACCAATAAAATTCCAAATCCAATTAAAATTGGAAATTGTGGAAGTTTTTTTAAAAATCCAATTATTAATAATAATTATTATAATTTTTTAATAGAAAAATATCCTAATATTATTGGATATTTTTTTTCTAAAAATTTAGTAAAATTATCTGCTGGTTGGTTAATAGAAAAATCAGGTTGGAAAGGAAAAAGAATTGGTAATGTAGGAATATATAATAAATCTTCTAATATAATAGTTAATTATGGAACAACTAATGGTATTGATATTTATACTTTCTCAAAAAGAATAATTGATGATGTTAATAAAAAATTTGGAATTATTCTTGATAGGGAAGTTATAATTGTTTAA
- the murF gene encoding UDP-N-acetylmuramoyl-tripeptide--D-alanyl-D-alanine ligase, whose translation MNIKNLYKQYLISSGVSIDTRQSIKNKLFFAIKGKVYDGNCFANDAILKGASAAVIDNKKYYLPKKKMYLVNNSLIALQELAVFHRKKFNIPFIAITGSNGKTTTKELLYTILSTQYKTFATKNNLNNHIGVPLTILSIPLDTQIVIIEIASNYKGEIKFLCELVQPNYGYITNFGYAHLEGFNNLEGVINEKSELYLYIKRYGNIVFINADDPLQIQKSLGINTYQFSTTNKNYNLYIKPIYKYNTISFFFKKQLIYPNLWGRYNITNISAAITIAYYFNISINNIINSLEKFQTINNRSQIIIKKQLYIILDAYNANPSSMKESINNINFLNLNIKKIAILGDMLELGNNNMHYMHEYIANIAIESNIDFIFLIGHWFNKINIYSKKIKKFENKKKLLVYLKNNISIGILLIKGSRKMSLENIVNYL comes from the coding sequence ATGAATATTAAAAACTTATATAAACAATATCTTATTAGTTCAGGAGTGTCTATAGATACTAGACAATCTATAAAAAATAAGTTATTTTTTGCAATAAAGGGAAAAGTTTATGATGGAAATTGTTTTGCAAATGATGCTATTTTAAAAGGAGCCTCAGCAGCAGTAATTGATAATAAAAAATATTATTTACCAAAAAAAAAAATGTATTTAGTAAATAATAGTTTAATTGCTTTACAAGAATTAGCTGTTTTTCACAGAAAAAAATTTAATATACCTTTTATAGCCATTACAGGAAGTAATGGAAAAACTACTACTAAAGAATTACTATATACTATATTATCTACTCAGTATAAAACATTTGCCACAAAAAATAATTTAAATAATCATATAGGTGTACCTTTAACTATACTTTCTATTCCTTTAGATACTCAAATCGTTATCATAGAAATAGCTAGTAATTATAAAGGAGAAATAAAATTTTTATGTGAATTAGTTCAACCAAATTATGGATATATTACTAATTTTGGGTATGCTCATCTGGAAGGCTTTAATAATTTAGAAGGAGTTATTAATGAAAAGTCAGAATTATATTTATATATAAAACGCTATGGTAATATTGTTTTTATTAATGCTGATGATCCTTTGCAAATACAAAAAAGTTTAGGAATAAATACATATCAATTTTCTACAACAAATAAAAATTATAATTTATATATTAAACCAATATATAAATATAATACTATAAGTTTTTTTTTTAAAAAACAATTAATTTATCCCAATCTTTGGGGAAGATATAATATTACTAATATATCTGCAGCTATTACTATAGCTTATTATTTTAATATTTCTATAAATAATATTATTAATTCTCTAGAAAAATTTCAAACAATAAATAATCGTTCTCAAATTATAATAAAAAAACAACTATATATTATACTTGATGCTTATAATGCTAATCCTAGTAGTATGAAAGAATCTATTAACAATATTAATTTTTTAAATTTAAACATTAAAAAAATAGCTATACTAGGAGATATGTTAGAATTAGGAAATAATAATATGCATTATATGCATGAATATATTGCCAATATAGCTATTGAAAGCAATATAGATTTTATATTTTTAATAGGACATTGGTTTAATAAGATTAATATTTATAGTAAAAAAATTAAAAAATTTGAAAATAAAAAAAAATTACTTGTTTATTTAAAAAATAATATTTCCATAGGAATACTTTTAATAAAAGGTTCTCGTAAAATGAGTTTAGAAAATATTGTTAATTATTTATAA
- the gldE gene encoding gliding motility-associated protein GldE, whose product MINYFIYIIILLLLSAIISASEIAFFSLNKKQLEKEKKKDLTKANIVINIINNRKKLLAALIISHNFLNIGIVIFSSYLINKYFTFPDINIYIFKYKIFFSLKFLFEVVGITFILLLFVEIIPKIYASLDNFKLAVFMSKPIHIIMILLNPLIYIMMIISNYIEKWIGKKQNKLSLYQLSQALKITINKKYDKDILFLRKIVHFGNIETRQIMTPRIDIFALNYNTYYADVLKIIISEGYSRVPVYKENIDNIVGILFVKDLLPFINEINYNWNQLIHLPFFIPENKKLDDLLKDFKDKKIHLAIVVDEYGGTCGLVTFEDVIEEIIGDIKDEYDEENISYFKEEYNNKYIFDGKISLIDFYRFMQIKEEEEDIFEKYKGNADTLGGFVMQLNKKFPIIKQQINFFNYTFIIKEVDKKRIKSIEVIRKT is encoded by the coding sequence TTGATTAATTATTTTATTTACATTATAATATTATTATTATTATCGGCTATAATATCCGCTTCTGAAATAGCATTTTTTTCTCTTAATAAAAAACAACTTGAAAAAGAGAAAAAAAAAGATCTTACTAAAGCTAATATTGTAATAAATATTATTAATAATAGGAAAAAACTTTTAGCTGCTCTTATTATATCACATAATTTTTTAAATATTGGAATAGTTATATTTTCTTCTTATTTAATAAATAAATATTTTACTTTTCCAGATATAAATATTTATATATTTAAATATAAAATATTTTTTTCTTTAAAATTTTTATTTGAAGTAGTAGGAATAACTTTTATATTACTTTTATTTGTAGAAATAATACCTAAAATATATGCTAGTCTTGATAATTTCAAATTAGCTGTATTTATGTCAAAACCTATTCATATTATTATGATATTATTAAATCCTTTAATATATATTATGATGATAATATCAAATTATATAGAAAAATGGATAGGTAAAAAACAAAATAAACTTTCTTTATATCAACTTTCACAAGCTTTAAAAATTACTATAAATAAAAAATATGATAAAGATATACTATTTCTTAGAAAAATAGTTCATTTTGGAAATATTGAAACACGTCAGATAATGACTCCACGTATAGATATTTTTGCTTTAAATTATAATACTTATTATGCTGATGTACTAAAAATAATTATATCAGAAGGATATTCTCGTGTTCCTGTTTATAAAGAAAATATTGACAATATTGTTGGTATTTTATTTGTTAAAGACCTTTTACCATTTATTAATGAAATAAATTATAATTGGAATCAACTGATACATTTACCTTTTTTTATACCCGAAAATAAAAAATTAGACGATCTATTAAAAGATTTTAAAGATAAAAAAATTCATTTAGCTATTGTTGTTGATGAATATGGAGGTACTTGTGGATTAGTCACATTTGAAGATGTAATTGAAGAAATTATAGGTGATATAAAAGATGAATATGATGAAGAAAATATTTCTTATTTTAAAGAAGAATACAATAATAAGTATATTTTTGATGGTAAAATATCATTAATAGATTTTTATCGTTTTATGCAAATAAAAGAAGAAGAAGAAGATATATTTGAAAAATATAAAGGAAATGCAGATACTTTAGGAGGTTTTGTAATGCAACTAAACAAAAAATTTCCAATAATAAAACAACAAATAAATTTTTTTAATTATACATTTATAATCAAAGAAGTTGATAAAAAAAGAATAAAAAGTATAGAAGTAATTAGAAAAACTTAA
- a CDS encoding Rne/Rng family ribonuclease produces MSKELIISTKKGVIIAIIENGKLTELHRENINNKFSVGDLYVGIVKTIAIGINAAFINIGSSKDAFLHYQDLGPQFKSSINLFNKSSINLENKGLITDLLHTGQKILVQITKEPISNKGHRLTAEISIAGRYLILMPFLDKILISKKIKDNKERHRLISIIKNIKPKNFGIIIRTIAGKKKIDSFKKDINYLINKWNNVVNMIVKKSETEIPYKLLSEKDKASCILRDTFNDDYTSIICDDESLYKDIYTNISIIAPHKTNIIKYYNGITPIFEKYGIEKQIKILFGKNVPLTKGAYLVIEHTEALHVIDINSGIHINGSKENTALEINIIAATEIARQIRLRDMGGIIVIDAIDMYLYDHRKKLYEHIKYEMKNDKAKHKILPLSKFCLIQITRQRVRQELNINTTEPNPNQVVESPIAHINYIESLINVINHNRIILHIHPFIAAYLQKGLFSIQLKWFFKYKKWIKIIPRYSFKYLEYKFVDYNNNIFFEFKN; encoded by the coding sequence ATGAGCAAAGAGTTAATAATAAGCACTAAAAAAGGAGTTATAATAGCTATTATAGAAAATGGAAAATTAACAGAACTTCATCGTGAAAATATTAATAATAAATTTTCTGTAGGAGATCTTTATGTAGGAATAGTCAAAACTATAGCTATAGGTATAAATGCAGCATTTATTAATATTGGATCATCCAAAGATGCATTTTTACATTATCAAGATTTAGGGCCTCAATTTAAGTCATCAATAAATTTATTTAATAAGTCATCAATAAATTTAGAAAATAAAGGACTAATAACAGATTTATTACACACTGGACAAAAAATTTTAGTACAAATAACAAAAGAACCTATTTCTAATAAAGGTCATAGACTGACTGCTGAAATATCTATTGCTGGTAGATATTTAATACTTATGCCTTTTTTAGACAAAATTTTAATTTCAAAAAAAATTAAAGATAATAAAGAAAGACATCGATTAATATCAATTATTAAAAATATAAAACCTAAAAATTTTGGAATTATTATTAGAACAATTGCTGGTAAAAAAAAAATTGATTCTTTTAAAAAAGATATAAATTATTTAATAAATAAATGGAACAATGTAGTTAATATGATTGTTAAAAAATCAGAAACAGAAATACCATATAAACTATTAAGTGAAAAAGATAAAGCATCTTGTATATTAAGAGATACTTTTAATGATGATTATACTTCAATAATTTGTGATGATGAGTCTCTTTATAAAGATATTTATACTAATATTTCTATTATTGCACCCCATAAAACTAATATAATTAAATATTATAATGGTATAACTCCTATATTTGAAAAATATGGTATAGAAAAACAAATAAAAATTTTGTTTGGTAAAAATGTTCCTCTTACTAAAGGTGCCTATTTGGTAATTGAACATACTGAAGCACTTCATGTAATTGATATTAATAGTGGAATTCATATTAATGGTAGTAAAGAAAACACAGCATTAGAAATTAATATTATAGCTGCTACTGAAATAGCTAGACAAATTCGTTTGAGAGATATGGGAGGTATTATAGTAATTGATGCTATAGATATGTATTTATATGATCATAGAAAAAAACTTTATGAACATATAAAATATGAAATGAAAAATGATAAAGCTAAACATAAAATATTACCTCTTAGCAAATTTTGTTTAATACAAATAACACGTCAACGTGTACGGCAAGAATTAAATATAAATACTACTGAACCTAATCCTAATCAAGTAGTAGAATCTCCAATAGCGCATATTAATTATATAGAATCTCTAATAAATGTTATTAATCATAATAGAATCATTTTGCACATACATCCTTTTATAGCAGCTTATTTACAAAAAGGTTTGTTTTCTATTCAATTAAAATGGTTTTTTAAATATAAAAAATGGATTAAAATAATTCCTAGATATTCTTTTAAATATTTAGAATATAAATTTGTTGATTATAATAATAATATTTTCTTTGAATTTAAAAATTAA
- a CDS encoding valine--tRNA ligase: MELPIRYNHKLIEEKRYKQWINANYFNSKPDNRKPYVLIVPPPNITGVLHIGHILNNTIQDVLIRFARMKGYNACWIPGTDHASIATEAKIISELKKENLSKEILGRKLYLDRVWNWSYKYTNIIFDQLKKLGCSCDWKRSKFTMDKELYQSVIKVFIELYNKGLIYRKYGMINWDPVAKTTISDEEIIYEKRHDKLFYIKYKIEGEKNYLVIATTRPETILGDTAICINPNDSRYTKYKGKRVIVPIVNRYVPIIEDKYVDKSFGTGCLKVTPAHDINDKALADAHNLPIIDLFNEDATFNKNGLHFYKKDRFEVRKEIIKELKEINCLLKVENYVHTIRVSERTKAIIESRLLLQWFFKIKKLAKPALDAVKYGEIKFYPNKYKKNYINWIENLSDWNISRQLWWGHRIPVYYYGKGKNDFVVAENFEEALYKASLITNDPNIKNKLKQDSDVLDTWFSSWLLPISVFDGIRNPNNIDISYYYPINDLVTGHDILFFWVARMIIAGYTFRKQKPFNTVYFTGIIKDNLGRKMSKSLGNYPDTIKLINKYGADAVRVGLLLNNNAWNDLCFNELIFIQGRNFLNKIWNVFRLIKSWKIEDKMCDIYSNIAIKWFKHKLNFSLKKIDSLLKEYKIYDALMLLYKLIWNDFCSLFIEIIKPNNSISINIYYFTIKYFEFLLKILHPYMPFITEEIWHLLKKRSINEALIITKFPNVKSYNTLILDKFENTLKIIEHLRSIRNKQKIIDKKLSLLILKKNNNNYYYPIIRKLADIYHIIFIKEKPSKNNFLSFIIDNDEFYITLNKNIIMDKKKLQQKINFYKNFLILLRNKLSNPKFILYAPKNIISLERKKEFDISNKILFLEEELKRIKNL, from the coding sequence ATGGAATTACCAATTAGATATAATCACAAATTGATAGAAGAAAAACGTTATAAACAATGGATAAATGCAAATTATTTTAATTCAAAACCAGATAATAGAAAACCATATGTTTTGATAGTGCCACCACCTAATATTACTGGTGTACTTCATATTGGTCATATATTAAATAATACAATACAAGATGTTTTAATACGATTTGCTAGAATGAAAGGATATAATGCTTGTTGGATTCCAGGTACAGATCATGCATCTATTGCTACTGAAGCAAAAATTATATCTGAATTAAAAAAAGAAAATTTATCTAAAGAAATTTTAGGAAGAAAATTATATTTAGATCGTGTATGGAATTGGTCATATAAATATACAAATATAATATTTGATCAATTAAAAAAATTGGGATGTTCTTGTGATTGGAAACGTAGTAAATTTACTATGGATAAAGAATTATATCAATCAGTTATTAAAGTTTTTATTGAATTATATAATAAAGGATTAATATATAGAAAATATGGTATGATTAATTGGGATCCAGTTGCAAAAACTACAATTTCAGATGAAGAAATTATTTATGAAAAAAGACATGATAAATTATTTTATATAAAATATAAAATTGAGGGTGAAAAAAATTATCTTGTAATAGCTACTACACGTCCTGAAACTATTTTAGGTGATACAGCTATTTGCATAAATCCTAATGATTCACGTTATACTAAATATAAAGGTAAAAGAGTTATAGTTCCTATTGTAAATCGTTATGTTCCTATTATTGAAGATAAATATGTCGATAAATCATTTGGAACTGGATGTTTAAAAGTAACTCCTGCTCATGATATTAATGATAAAGCACTTGCAGATGCACATAATTTACCAATTATAGATCTTTTTAATGAAGATGCAACTTTTAATAAAAATGGATTACATTTTTATAAAAAAGATAGGTTTGAAGTTCGTAAAGAAATTATTAAAGAACTTAAAGAAATTAATTGTTTATTAAAAGTAGAAAATTATGTACATACAATACGTGTTTCAGAACGTACTAAAGCTATTATTGAATCAAGACTTTTATTACAATGGTTTTTTAAAATTAAAAAACTTGCTAAACCAGCATTAGATGCAGTAAAATATGGAGAGATAAAATTTTATCCAAATAAATATAAAAAAAATTATATTAATTGGATAGAAAATTTATCAGATTGGAATATATCTAGACAACTTTGGTGGGGACATCGTATACCTGTTTATTATTATGGAAAAGGAAAAAATGATTTTGTTGTTGCAGAAAATTTTGAAGAAGCTTTATACAAAGCCAGTTTAATAACAAATGATCCTAATATAAAAAATAAACTTAAACAGGATTCAGATGTTTTAGATACTTGGTTTTCTTCTTGGTTATTGCCTATATCAGTATTTGATGGTATACGTAATCCTAATAATATAGATATTTCATATTATTATCCTATAAATGATTTAGTAACAGGACATGATATTTTATTTTTTTGGGTAGCTCGTATGATTATTGCAGGATATACTTTTAGAAAACAAAAACCATTTAATACTGTTTATTTTACTGGTATAATTAAAGATAATTTAGGTAGAAAAATGTCTAAATCATTGGGAAATTATCCTGATACTATTAAACTTATAAATAAATATGGAGCAGATGCTGTTCGTGTAGGATTATTATTAAATAATAATGCATGGAATGATCTATGTTTTAATGAATTAATTTTTATTCAAGGTAGAAATTTTTTAAATAAAATTTGGAATGTTTTTAGATTGATAAAATCATGGAAAATTGAAGATAAAATGTGTGATATTTATTCTAACATAGCTATCAAATGGTTTAAACATAAATTAAATTTTTCTTTAAAAAAAATAGATTCTTTATTAAAAGAATATAAAATTTATGATGCCTTAATGTTATTATATAAATTAATATGGAATGATTTTTGTTCATTATTTATTGAAATAATTAAACCTAATAATAGTATATCTATCAATATATATTATTTTACTATAAAATATTTTGAATTTTTATTAAAAATTTTACATCCATATATGCCTTTTATAACTGAAGAAATATGGCATTTATTAAAAAAACGTTCAATTAATGAAGCTTTAATTATTACAAAATTTCCTAATGTTAAATCATATAATACTTTAATTTTGGATAAATTTGAAAATACATTAAAAATAATAGAACATTTACGTTCTATTAGAAATAAACAAAAAATAATAGATAAAAAACTTTCATTATTAATTTTAAAAAAAAATAATAATAATTATTATTATCCAATAATTAGAAAATTAGCTGATATATATCATATAATTTTTATTAAAGAAAAACCATCAAAAAATAATTTTTTGTCATTTATTATAGATAATGATGAATTTTATATTACTTTAAATAAAAATATAATAATGGATAAAAAAAAATTACAACAAAAAATTAATTTTTATAAAAATTTTTTGATATTATTACGTAACAAATTATCTAATCCAAAATTTATATTATATGCTCCTAAAAATATAATTTCGTTAGAACGTAAAAAAGAATTTGATATTTCAAATAAAATTCTTTTTCTTGAAGAAGAATTAAAAAGAATTAAGAATTTATAA
- the ureC gene encoding urease subunit alpha: MKKINRKIYTSMYGPTVGDKIRLGDTSLWIKIEKDHTIYGEECMFGSGKVIRSGMGQHPIASRNDGVADLVITNAIIIDTWGIIKADISIKDGFITGIGKAGNPITMEGVKHGMYIGVGTEIISAENKIVTAGCIDSHVHNICPQIFKVAIENGTTTIIGGGSGPTTGTLATNCTRGIWNIQSMIKATDNIPINFLFLGSGNSSGTKSLIEQIESGAGALKIHEDWGSTPDVINNCLNIAEKYDVQVNIHTDTLNESGYIEDTIKSINNRTIHAYHVEGAGGGHSPDVIKIITNSNVLPSSTTPTMPYTINTIDEHFDMLMMCHHLDNKIDEDIAFAKSRIRKNTIMAEGILHDLGAISIINSDSQAMGRIGEVIRRTWQTADKMKEEYGILLNNYNDDNDNFRVKRYIAKYTINPAITHGISDYVGSIEVGKMADLVIWKPSFFGTKPDLVLKSGMIIDAIIGDPNAAISTTQPFMYRTMFGYNNPELSAIFVSKISIETGNIYNLNIKKQIKSVNNCRNISKKDLILNNEIPIIEVDPKTHVVYINNEKIVSNPSNKLPLTQRYYLF, translated from the coding sequence ATGAAAAAAATTAATAGAAAAATATATACTAGTATGTATGGGCCTACAGTAGGAGATAAAATACGTTTAGGAGATACTTCTTTATGGATAAAAATTGAAAAAGATCATACTATATATGGAGAGGAATGTATGTTTGGTAGTGGAAAAGTTATTAGAAGTGGAATGGGACAACATCCTATTGCCAGTAGGAATGATGGAGTAGCTGATTTAGTAATAACAAATGCTATAATTATTGATACTTGGGGAATAATTAAAGCTGATATTAGTATTAAAGATGGATTTATTACTGGAATAGGTAAAGCTGGTAATCCTATTACAATGGAAGGAGTAAAACATGGAATGTATATTGGAGTAGGGACAGAAATTATATCTGCTGAAAATAAAATAGTTACTGCTGGATGTATAGATAGTCATGTCCATAATATATGTCCCCAAATTTTTAAGGTTGCTATTGAAAATGGCACAACTACTATTATTGGTGGTGGATCAGGTCCTACTACTGGAACTTTAGCAACTAATTGTACAAGAGGTATATGGAATATACAATCAATGATAAAAGCTACAGATAATATACCAATTAATTTTTTATTTCTTGGTAGTGGAAATAGTTCTGGAACAAAATCTTTAATAGAACAAATAGAATCAGGAGCAGGAGCATTAAAAATTCATGAAGATTGGGGAAGTACACCTGATGTAATTAATAATTGTTTAAACATTGCTGAAAAATATGATGTACAAGTTAATATTCATACAGATACTTTGAATGAATCTGGATATATAGAAGATACAATTAAATCTATTAATAATCGTACAATTCATGCATATCATGTAGAAGGAGCTGGTGGAGGACATTCTCCAGATGTAATTAAAATTATTACTAATAGTAATGTTTTACCATCATCTACTACTCCAACTATGCCTTATACTATAAATACTATAGATGAGCATTTTGATATGTTAATGATGTGTCATCATTTAGATAATAAAATAGATGAAGATATTGCATTTGCAAAATCTCGTATTAGAAAGAATACTATAATGGCTGAAGGTATATTACATGATTTAGGTGCTATTAGTATTATTAATTCAGATTCTCAAGCTATGGGTAGAATTGGAGAAGTTATACGGAGAACATGGCAAACAGCAGATAAAATGAAAGAAGAATATGGTATATTATTAAATAACTATAATGATGATAATGATAATTTTAGGGTAAAACGTTATATAGCTAAATATACTATTAATCCTGCAATTACACATGGTATATCTGATTATGTAGGATCAATTGAAGTTGGGAAAATGGCTGATTTAGTTATATGGAAGCCATCATTTTTTGGTACTAAACCGGATTTAGTATTAAAGAGTGGAATGATAATAGATGCTATTATAGGAGATCCTAATGCAGCAATTTCTACTACTCAACCATTTATGTATCGTACTATGTTTGGATATAATAATCCTGAGTTAAGTGCTATTTTTGTATCAAAAATTTCTATAGAAACTGGAAATATTTATAATTTAAATATAAAAAAACAAATTAAATCAGTAAATAATTGTAGAAATATTTCTAAAAAAGATCTAATATTAAATAATGAAATACCAATAATAGAAGTAGATCCTAAAACACATGTTGTATATATAAATAATGAAAAAATTGTATCTAATCCATCAAATAAATTACCATTAACACAAAGATATTATTTATTTTAA